CCAACAaaaaccaataccacagtgcagcacgataTACTGGCCCCAACAgaaaccaataccacagtgcagcacgataTGCTGCCCCAACAaaaaccaataccacagtgcagcacaatatgctgGCCCCAACAgaaaccaataccacagtgcagcacaatatgctgGCCCCAACAGAAAccaatagcacagtgcagcacgatATACTGGCCCAACAGAAAccaatagcacagtgcagcacgatATACTGGCCCAACAGAAAccaatagcacagtgcagcacgatATACTGGCCCCAACAgaaaccaataccacagtgcagcacgataTACTGGCCCAACAgaaaccaataccacagtgcagcacgataTGCTGGCCCCAACAgaaaccaataccacagtgcagcacaatatgctgGCCCCAACAgaaaccaataccacagtgcagcacgataTGCTGGCCCCAACAGAAAccaatagcacagtgcagcacgatATACTGGCCCCAACAgaaaccaataccacagtgcagcacgataTGCTGCCCCAACAgaaaccaataccacagtgcagcacgataTACTGGCCCCAACAGAAAccaatagcacagtgcagcacgatATACTGGCCCAACAGAAAccaatagcacagtgcagcacgatATACTGGCCCAACAGAAAccaatagcacagtgcagcacgatATACTGGCCCCAACAgaaaccaataccacagtgcagcacgataTACTGGCCCAACAgaaaccaataccacagtgcagcacgataTACTGGCCCCAACAgaaaccaataccacagtgcagcacgataTACTGGCCCCAACAgaaaccaataccacagtgcagcacgataTGCTGGCCCCAACAgaaaccaataccacagtgcagcacaatatgctgGCCCCAACAgaaaccaataccacagtgcagcacaatatgctgGCCCCAACAGAAAccaatagcacagtgcagcacgatATACTGGCCCCAACAgaaaccaataccacagtgcagcacgataTACTGTCCCCAACAgaaaccaataccacagtgcagcacgataTACTGGCCCAACAGAaaacaataccacagtgcagcacgataTACTGGCCCAACAgaaaccaataccacagtgcagcacgatatgctgccccagcagaaaccaatagcacagtgcagcacgatatactgccccagcagaaaccaatagcacagtgcagcacgatATGCTGGCCCCAACAGAAAccaatagcacagtgcagcacgatATGCTGGCCCCAACAGAAAccaatagcacagtgcagcacgatATGCTGGCCCCAACAGAAAccaatagcacagtgcagcacaatatactggccCAACAGAAAccaatagcacagtgcagcacgatATACTGGCCCAACAGAAAccaatagcacagtgcagcacgatATACTGGCCCCAACAGAAAccaatagcacagtgcagcacgatATACTGGCCCAACAGAAAccaatagcacagtgcagcacgatATACTGGCCCAACAGAAAccaatagcacagtgcagcacgatATGCTGGCCCCAACAGAAAccaatagcacagtgcagcacgatATACTGGCCCCAACAGAAGACTCCAGCATAAcaaactggacggatccgttatgcaggccatagacttctattatgacagaatgaataacggaatgcctctaaatacattgtcatggaattgcattatggtccgtggtaacggaatccataacgcaattcagtaaataacacaacacgaacttcaaaatatgaaatttgttcATCCTTATCACCCAGCCTTAGACATACAAGAGCCTGACTTGTGATTTTGACGTGTCAGAGTTTATTTTATGTGCTGGTTGCTCCCTTGTGCATCAACACCAACTGATAAACACATTTCTAGCTACTAAGCTACCACAGGTTTCCATATCTTACTGGTCGTAATTCACCCCCACTAAACTAACAAAAAAATGCCGCCATGCTTGCAGAGCCCCACCAAAAGGCAGCATACAAGCTGGAGCCACAGACCACATAAAATGCAGCGCAAAACAGTGGAATTATAATAAAGAAAAAGCGGACCTGAAAGAGAACTACAAGAAATTCCTGGGGAGGCGGTGCCTAATGGCTGGTGCGCAGTAGCTCAGCGCCGATTGGCTGTTCACGCATCCGTTCAGGATTTTGAAATTCCCGCTCTCTACCCTGCCATCCAACGCCCCATTAATAGGAGTGTGTCCGATCAGTTTATTACATGTCTCGTTCACATACGTTAGTGGTGTTATCAGTGAAACATTCGAGGTAGCGGTAACTACTGTACAGGGCGTCGTTCCCGCTCTCTAGTAGCAGCATAGAACTACCCATGATGGTTTCTTGAGCCACACTCAGGGGAATAAAACAATATACTGTATTTACACATTATCGCTATTCTCCGCAGGAAAAACCTTGCTGAAAGGGGCTGAATTCCAAGCAATAAATATTGGCGGGATCGCGCCCCAGCCGTCTTTCAAATCAAGTCTCTAGCGCTGACCAATAGTCAACGGATTCGAGGTCACGTGGCCCGAGGCGGGGTTATGATCACGGGACAGTTGGAACTTTCTTTCTGATTGGTGATGCTTAATGAATGACTTAGGAGTCCCATTGGTTGACTTGGAATACAACCAATCACCGGCGACGACAGCTTTTCTTTGAGGGTATAAAAGCAGAGACGCAGCGCAGCACGATTTTACTCACTGTGGAAAGCGAGCAGAACTAGTGGAGAATGTCAGGACGTGGAAAGCAAGGCGGAAAGACCCGAGCCAAGGCGAAGACCCGCTCATCCCGTGCCGGCCTCCAGTTTCCTGTTGGTCGTGTGCACAGGCTTCTTCGCAAGGGGAATTACGCTGAGAGAGTGGGCGCTGGAGCTCCCGTCTATCTGGCGGCTGTACTGGAATACCTGACGGCTGAGATTCTGGAGCTGGCTGGGAACGCTGCTCGGGACAACAAGAAAACCCGCATCATCCCCCGCCATCTGCAGCTGGCCGTGCGCAACGACGAGGAGCTCAACAAGCTGCTGGGTGGCGTGACCATCGCCCAAGGGGGTGTGCTCCCGAACATCCAGGCCGTGCTGCTGCCGAAGAAGAGCTCCGGCTCTGCGCCCGTGTCAGGAAAGGGTGGCAAGAAGAGCTCTCAGCAGTCTCAGGAGTACTAGGCTCCTTGAACCAAGGTTCACCCAAAGGCCCTTTTCAGGGCCACCCACATGTATAACAGAGCTGTTCTACTAGCGATCCTTAATTGTCCTGGAACTCCAAGGTTGTAGCCGTACTGTGCGCGGGAAAGTCTGTAGTCGGCTATCTTACATCTCCAAACCACGCAGTGATGAGATGCAGCATTGAGTAATCTATAGACGGGCAGTATCTAATCTCCGTGCTAGCATTGTAGGGTCACGTGGCTATAAAGCAACCAGTTAGTGGTTAATTGGGCTCCATTCacagaatcgaatcttcggtgctTCGATTCACTCGCTGAGTCGGCACTTGGGCTGAGTGTCTGAGGAAGTGAACGGAAGCAGACAGGACTCGGGAGCCATGCTGTGCAATGCTTTGTCACCCACTGTGAAAACTAACACTGGCTGATCATAAAATAGTAGACATCACACAGGACAATAATACTGTGCAATTTGTGCATGATTTTCTAATAAAtcgcctgtcccttaatcttatcactgctgcaacaaaagcattaGCCTAAGTGTATTCTAGTGACTCAcgattaactcaaagaatcgactgAGTCTATAACtaaggatctttagattcttttaaagggtttctaccaccagaaataccgttatgtagctgactgatatagcgttgCGCTAATGTCAGCGCTACATAACAgtgttttttacctttctccctgaggccgttttggtaaaaaaaaagctcttataatatgctaatgagcctctaggtgctatttgggtgtaaaatcagcacctagagcctCCatttactcaccctttatcccacccaggtcctcttgattgatggcacaatCTGCTGCATCGCTACCGAAATCCtgtgccgttcacttctgtattcggcgcagtgagtgatgctctcctggtgccggattcctgcctgcgccgactacgtcacagtagtgatgggaagttcggctcttttaggtgaatcggttcatttggatcagctcattcaaatgaaccgattcatgaatcggatcttcggttcatttggtgagtcagactgctgagctgacttgcAAGTGCtagccccacccctccccgcccaccaaccaatcacagaCCAGAGGGGGCAAGGCAAGCACAGCACAgtctagcagctctgactcgagtcctcttAGTAGTACAGTCTCGCAagtgccagccccacccctccccgcccaccaaccaatcaccgaccagagctgagggggcgaggccagcacagcacactgcagctctgactcgagtcctcggagtagtgcagggtcagggagtctaaatgaatcgaa
This window of the Bufo bufo chromosome 6, aBufBuf1.1, whole genome shotgun sequence genome carries:
- the LOC121003861 gene encoding histone H2A type 1-like, which codes for MSGRGKQGGKTRAKAKTRSSRAGLQFPVGRVHRLLRKGNYAERVGAGAPVYLAAVLEYLTAEILELAGNAARDNKKTRIIPRHLQLAVRNDEELNKLLGGVTIAQGGVLPNIQAVLLPKKSSGSAPVSGKGGKKSSQQSQEY